From Miscanthus floridulus cultivar M001 chromosome 15, ASM1932011v1, whole genome shotgun sequence, the proteins below share one genomic window:
- the LOC136506632 gene encoding putative pumilio homolog 7, chloroplastic: protein MKVDREMEILLNEIPLLHHGGLLGGSEAADADDDADLSFLIHELAAMGVVDGDDEPPSVPGDANGGFGFGFSGMIYPKKGGENLVALHPFSMASHCAHMPSLFDLVTFDAAAAAADGWDIRCSPPPSVSVPPPPATPRARCKNVRRKNGGCGAVTTTSPKKCGAAAAANKSHGESLAGLRGVMSHIARDQHGCRLLQQGLDHGKREVDHIFAGVSRHAAQLMVDPFGNYLMQKLLAVCDAGQRMALVLTLTTDAFVLVRISLNVHGTRAVQKLIESLRTREEISLVIDALRPGFLELIKDPNGNHVVQKCLQSFEADDNKAIFDAAALHCLDIGMQCHGCCVLQRCIARSRGEHRDKLVAAIACNGFKLAQDAYGNYVVQYVIDLKIPNANSSLARQFEGKYIHLSMQKFSSNVVEKCLKVFKEVDKAKIILEILATPHLEQLLQHPYANYVIYSALQNSKGSLHSALTNAIRPHVELLRTSPYCKRIYSRALLKK, encoded by the exons ATGAAGGTCGACAGGGAAATGGAGATTCTGCTCAACGAGATCCCCCTCCTCCACCACGGTGGCCTCCTCGGCGGCAGCGAGGCCGCCGACGCGGACGACGACGCCGACCTCTCTTTCCTCATCCACGAACTCGCCGCGATGGGCGTCGTCGACGGCGATGACGAGCCGCCGTCGGTGCCGGGCGATGCCAACGGCGGCTTCGGCTTCGGCTTCTCCGGCATGATTTACCCCAAGAAAGGCGGCGAGAATCTGGTCGCCCTGCACCCGTTCTCCATGGCCAGCCACTGCGCGCACATGCCGTCTCTGTTTGATCTCGTCACcttcgacgccgccgccgctgccgccgacgGCTGGGACATCCGGTGCTCCCCGCCGCCTTCTGTTTCTGTGCCGCCTCCACCCGCCACGCCGAGGGCCCGGTGCAAGAACGTGAGGAGGAAGAACGGCGGCTGCGGCGCGGTGACGACGACGAGCCCCAAGAAGTGCGGAGCCGCGGCGGCGGCCAACAAGTCGCACGGCGAGAGCCTGGCCGGCCTGCGCGGGGTCATGTCCCACATCGCGCGCGACCAGCACGGGTGCCGGCTGCTGCAGCAGGGGCTCGACCACGGCAAGCGCGAGGTCGACCATATCTTCGCCGGCGTGTCGCGCCACGCCGCGCAGCTGATGGTGGACCCGTTCGGGAACTACCTCATGCAGAAGCTGCTCGCCGTCTGCGATGCCGGGCAGAGGATGGCGCTTGTGCTCACCCTCACCACTGACGCCTTCGTGCTCGTCAGGATATCCCTCAACGTCCATGG GACACGGGCAGTGCAGAAGCTGATTGAGAGCCTCAGGACAAGGGAAGAGATTAGTCTTGTCATCGACGCTCTGCGCCCCGGGTTCTTGGAGCTCATCAAGGATCCCAATGGCAATCATGTCGTGCAAAAGTGTTTGCAGTCGTTTGAAGCCGATGATAACAAG GCGATCTTTGATGCTGCTGCACTTCACTGTCTCGATATCGGGATGCAGTGCCACGGTTGCTGTGTCCTACAGCGGTGTATTGCACGGTCGCGTGGTGAGCACAGGGACAAGCTGGTTGCTGCCATTGCTTGCAATGGATTTAAACTTGCCCAAGATGCATATGG GAACTATGTTGTCCAATATGTAATAGACTTGAAGATACCAAATGCAAATTCAAGTCTTGCACGACAGTTTGAAGGCAAGTATATCCACCTGTCCATGCAGAAGTTCAGTAGCAATGTGGTTGAGAAATGCCTGAAAGTCTTCAAGGAGGTTGACAAGGCCAAGATCATACTGGAAATCCTTGCCACGCCACACTTGGAGCAATTGCTTCAGCACCCCTATGCAAACTATGTCATTTACTCTGCTCTCCAGAATTCCAAG GGTTCACTTCATTCTGCACTGACAAATGCAATCCGACCTCATGTGGAACTACTTAGGACCAGTCCATACTGCAAGAGGATATACTCTCGAGCTTTGCTGAAGAAATGA
- the LOC136509305 gene encoding pentatricopeptide repeat-containing protein CRR2, chloroplastic-like translates to MPPPTAGRLSAFIRRCAAGGALSPGAQVHAQGLVGGLLPDATLDTDFVLLYSRCGALHRARQVFDGMSFPSMHAYNVLLAASPPGAAVELISRLLASGLRPDRYSIPAVLRACAELRDTLLGTVFHGFALRLGLLANVVVSGALLDMYAKTGMLADAARVFNEMPERDTVVWNCMVTGYARAGSSEETLELFRKAQIESVDMARDLRAVPNVLNVCANEGQLMKGREIHGRMVRCFAFDSDIAVGNALVDMYAKCGQVDGAQAVFASMKVRNVVSWSTLISNYGVHGMGKEALRIYDEMVSRGVKPNCITFISILSSCSHSGLVNDGRRIFESMSKVHDVEPTADHYACMVDLLGRAGAIEEAVGIIRKMPMEPGASLWGALLSACAIHNNVDVGEVAAYKLFELEESNASNYVTLCGIYDAIGRSDSVAGIRSRMRELGMVKIPGCSWVHVKGRAHAFYQGCIPRYLRRQMLWVLGHLLEDMAASEYEDEYLSMCYEIIGY, encoded by the coding sequence ATGCCGCCGCCCACCGCCGGCCGTCTCTCGGCCTTTATCCGCCGGTGCGCGGCGGGCGGAGCGCTTTCCCCGGGCGCGCAGGTCCACGCGCAGGGCCTGGTCGGCGGGCTCCTTCCGGACGCCACCCTGGACACCGATTTCGTCCTGCTCTACAGCCGCTGCGGGGCGCTCCATCGCGCCCGCCAGGTGTTCGACGGAATGTCCTTTCCGTCCATGCACGCTTACAACGTCCTCCTCGCGGCCTCCCCGCCAGGGGCGGCCGTGGAGCTCATCTCCCGCCTCCTCGCCTCGGGGTTGCGCCCCGACAGGTACTCCATCCCCGCCGTGCTCCGCGCTTGCGCTGAGCTGCGGGACACGCTCCTTGGCACTGTGTTCCATGGCTTCGCTCTCCGGCTCGGGTTGCTAGCTAATGTTGTAGTTTCCGGCGCGCTGCTGGACATGTACGCTAAGACCGGGATGCTGGCTGATGCGGCCAGAGTGTTTAACGAGATGCCAGAGAGAGACACTGTTGTATGGAACTGCATGGTTACTGGGTATGCGAGGGCTGGGAGCTCAGAAGAAACTCTGGAACTTTTTAGGAAGGCACAGATTGAATCCGTGGATATGGCAAGGGATCTGCGGGCTGTGCCAAATGTGTTGAATGTCTGTGCAAATGAAGGGCAGCTGATGAAAGGGAGAGAGATCCATGGTAGGATGGTGCGGTGCTTTGCTTTTGATTCAGATATCGCTGTGGGGAATGCATTGGTAGACATGTATGCTAAGTGTGGTCAAGTTGACGGAGCGCAAGCAGTGTTTGCAAGCATGAAGGTGAGGAACGTGGTGAGCTGGTCGACGCTGATATCTAACTATGGTGTCCATGGCATGGGAAAAGAAGCATTGAGGATTTATGATGAGATGGTGTCCAGAGGGGTGAAGCCAAACTGCATCACGTTCATCTCGATCCTGTCAAGTTGCAGCCACTCAGGGCTTGTGAATGATGGCCGGAGGATCTTTGAGTCGATGAGCAAGGTTCACGATGTAGAGCCCACTGCTGACCACTATGCATGTATGGTTGACCTCTTGGGGCGTGCTGGAGCCATTGAAGAAGCTGTTGGAATCATAAGGAAGATGCCTATGGAGCCTGGTGCCAGTCTGTGGGGAGCGTTGCTCTCTGCTTGCGCTATCCATAATAATGTCGATGTTGGAGAGGTTGCGGCTTATAAGTTATTTGAGTTAGAAGAAAGCAATGCTAGCAACTATGTTACTCTCTGTGGCATATATGATGCAATTGGTCGGTCTGATAGTGTTGCAGGCATAAGGTCAAGGATGAGAGAACTTGGCATGGTGAAGATACCTGGTTGCAGTTGGGTTCATGTGAAGGGAAGAGCCCATGCCTTCTACCAGGGGTGCATACCACGGTACTTGAGGAGACAGATGCTATGGGTTTTAGGTCATTTACTTGAGGATATGGCTGCTTCAGAATATGAAGATGAATATCTGAGCATGTGCTATGAGATAATTGGGTACTGA